One stretch of Campylobacter sp. CCS1377 DNA includes these proteins:
- a CDS encoding N-carbamoylputrescine amidohydrolase translates to MKIALIQQKFHSTKEKTIKKTCEFIEQAAKQGAELVCLGELHQSEYFCQSENVDFFDLANDYEKDVEFWANVAKKNGVVLLTSLFEKRSAGLYHNTAVVFEKDGTIAGKYRKMHIPDDPCFYEKFYFTQGDLGFEPINTSLGKLGILICWDQWYPEAARLMALKGAEILIYPTAIGWFDKDENDEKQRQLNAWLGVQKGHAIANGLYVVAVNRVGFEKDKSGVEEGIRFWGNSFVFGPQGEEICVLDSENECVKIIEIDQKRSEKVRRWWPFLRDRRIEYFGELAKRYID, encoded by the coding sequence ATGAAAATCGCTTTAATACAACAAAAATTTCATTCTACCAAAGAAAAAACCATAAAAAAAACTTGTGAATTTATAGAACAAGCAGCTAAGCAAGGAGCAGAGCTTGTTTGCTTAGGTGAGCTTCATCAGAGTGAGTATTTTTGCCAAAGTGAAAATGTGGATTTTTTTGATTTGGCAAATGATTATGAAAAAGATGTGGAATTTTGGGCGAATGTAGCTAAAAAAAATGGTGTGGTTTTGCTTACTTCACTTTTTGAAAAAAGAAGTGCAGGACTTTATCATAACACTGCTGTGGTATTTGAAAAAGATGGTACTATTGCGGGAAAATACCGCAAAATGCACATACCTGATGACCCTTGCTTTTATGAGAAATTTTATTTTACGCAGGGTGATTTGGGCTTTGAGCCAATCAATACAAGTTTAGGTAAGCTTGGTATACTCATTTGCTGGGATCAATGGTATCCTGAAGCAGCAAGACTTATGGCTTTAAAAGGAGCTGAAATTCTTATCTATCCTACAGCTATTGGTTGGTTTGATAAAGATGAGAATGATGAAAAGCAAAGACAACTCAATGCTTGGCTAGGAGTTCAAAAAGGCCATGCTATAGCGAATGGCCTGTATGTAGTGGCCGTAAATAGGGTGGGTTTTGAAAAGGACAAAAGCGGCGTAGAAGAAGGTATTAGATTTTGGGGAAATTCTTTTGTTTTTGGACCACAAGGAGAAGAAATTTGTGTTTTGGATAGTGAAAATGAATGCGTAAAAATCATAGAAATCGATCAAAAAAGAAGCGAAAAAGTGCGTCGTTGGTGGCCATTTTTACGCGATAGGCGTATAGAATATTTTGGTGAACTAGCTAAGCGTTATATCGATTAA
- a CDS encoding autotransporter outer membrane beta-barrel domain-containing protein codes for MKKKSIKKTCLISAITASILSPIYAFEIDVTRVNSSAQSGGGELTLYKKRLADANGPFVEIDIKNGNATESAFCKTGNDCVIQNDSPIDMTNKNLTYKGSNGSLTINTSLDFQIDTHFDYTTLKNYHSVLNNQGTLTSINISEGIEINHKANPTNIGSMHTTALIVNGSYNNDPNSIGTIHSINNYGTINAITAVPIIHNGKGSKIDSFINYGTINSSPTAGIDWAGAAIRNEQGTIGYIENKGYIKNIYGDDRTSTSMSAIIENSGRIETIVNSGIIETEITLYSANGYGGSGLGEVINTSTGKVYAGREDNCAGYEFIRNQTGANISLIQNDGFMELKNLAFISTNAPLKQFINNGTINFILNSKFEESITNDALFSIYSTTEDKTNLIANTGTISVNNKDYKPVDGFSIFSLSEVESFVNGVNGVIELDYGAALYANNVDSITNEGVLHTKEGSAVSVKNIGELVNTGTIKSDNGYAITVAAGANIDNQGVLQGSIVALHLHGDGSSSTTPFTTEFSNTGELKFSADKNTGEGAHLGIASYGTLNVNKYKLSITQSAEDFNNANNNNYNIDNNKLNDLDNTDKQSHIIVLGPDAAGGHPDAGWSSINFKEGSVFLDMDSMIKQESSFRLNTVYDSNSLVLANQKDNTTNNFGKLEAVGGEVNNGKGIGSVDFIYLDNNIYKAEYIKGDNTASADLESDYNAKFKITADTLNSKSYVAAQASTLSHIRRNYMIANVIDEEIKNFNQDYKSFIKTYYVDDNYDLANNNGSLKGDGYGLILGLNKRITEDKILGFYMGYEDLSLDNTMNRLNIKDKAFYGGVNYYLSLMQGEDGDLFAKTQARLSYTDSKMQRTLISSQDNSNYDTLSYGVAFSLGYEKKINNFILTPKMSLAYDRLNIDSFTLGNERYSKNNINLYTLSPALEARYDFNDKMYIAANLGVNINLDDTYNSDFMIENIRYSDSYVLDDFYYFNKIDLGLRLSNNTDIALGYNGIYSNRLTSHSAMFNMRWWF; via the coding sequence ATGAAAAAGAAATCGATAAAAAAGACTTGTTTGATATCTGCTATCACAGCAAGTATTTTAAGTCCTATTTATGCTTTTGAAATTGATGTAACAAGAGTAAATTCATCTGCTCAATCAGGGGGGGGGGAGTTAACTTTATATAAAAAAAGACTTGCTGATGCAAATGGACCATTTGTAGAAATTGATATTAAAAATGGGAATGCTACCGAAAGTGCATTTTGTAAAACGGGCAATGATTGTGTTATACAAAATGATTCTCCAATAGATATGACTAATAAAAACTTGACTTACAAAGGTTCTAATGGTTCACTGACAATTAATACAAGTCTTGATTTTCAAATAGATACCCATTTTGATTATACAACATTAAAAAATTACCACTCTGTGCTAAATAACCAAGGAACGCTAACTAGCATCAATATTTCTGAGGGAATTGAAATCAATCATAAAGCAAATCCAACTAATATAGGAAGTATGCATACAACAGCGCTCATTGTAAATGGTAGTTATAATAACGATCCTAATAGTATTGGAACAATTCATAGCATTAATAACTATGGAACAATTAATGCAATAACAGCTGTACCTATCATACATAACGGTAAAGGCAGTAAAATAGATTCTTTTATTAATTATGGAACAATAAACTCTAGTCCAACTGCAGGAATTGATTGGGCTGGAGCTGCTATTAGGAATGAACAAGGAACTATTGGGTATATAGAAAATAAAGGATATATTAAGAATATATATGGAGATGATAGAACCTCTACATCTATGTCTGCTATTATTGAAAACTCAGGAAGGATAGAAACAATTGTAAATTCAGGTATAATTGAGACAGAGATTACTTTATATTCTGCAAATGGATATGGCGGTTCTGGTTTAGGGGAGGTTATTAATACATCAACAGGTAAAGTTTATGCAGGAAGAGAAGATAATTGTGCCGGCTATGAATTTATCAGAAATCAAACAGGAGCAAACATTAGTTTAATTCAAAATGATGGATTTATGGAGCTTAAAAATTTAGCTTTTATATCAACAAATGCCCCGCTTAAGCAGTTTATTAACAACGGAACGATTAATTTTATACTCAACTCTAAATTTGAAGAGAGTATTACAAATGATGCATTATTTTCAATTTACTCAACAACAGAAGATAAAACTAATCTTATAGCAAATACTGGAACTATAAGTGTAAATAATAAAGATTATAAACCAGTAGATGGTTTTTCTATATTCTCTTTAAGTGAAGTTGAATCTTTTGTAAATGGCGTTAATGGTGTAATTGAGCTTGATTATGGTGCTGCGTTATATGCAAATAATGTAGATAGTATAACAAATGAGGGTGTGCTTCATACAAAAGAAGGCTCTGCAGTATCAGTAAAAAATATTGGCGAATTAGTTAACACAGGCACCATTAAATCAGACAATGGCTATGCAATCACTGTTGCAGCTGGAGCAAACATTGATAATCAAGGAGTATTGCAAGGCAGTATTGTGGCTTTACACTTACACGGTGATGGATCTTCAAGCACTACACCTTTTACAACAGAATTTAGCAACACAGGAGAATTAAAATTCAGTGCAGATAAAAATACAGGAGAAGGAGCTCATTTAGGTATAGCAAGTTATGGTACCCTAAATGTCAATAAATATAAACTAAGTATCACTCAAAGTGCTGAAGATTTTAATAATGCAAATAACAATAACTATAACATAGATAATAATAAATTAAATGATTTAGATAATACAGATAAACAATCTCACATCATAGTCCTAGGTCCTGATGCTGCAGGCGGACACCCTGATGCAGGCTGGAGTAGCATTAATTTTAAAGAAGGCAGTGTGTTTTTAGATATGGACTCCATGATTAAACAAGAAAGTTCTTTTAGACTTAATACTGTATATGATAGTAATTCTTTAGTCTTAGCCAATCAAAAAGATAACACCACAAATAACTTTGGAAAACTAGAAGCCGTAGGCGGAGAAGTGAATAATGGCAAAGGAATAGGCAGTGTGGATTTTATCTATCTTGATAATAATATCTATAAAGCAGAATATATCAAAGGAGATAATACAGCAAGCGCAGACTTAGAAAGTGATTATAATGCTAAATTTAAAATCACAGCCGATACTTTAAATTCTAAAAGCTATGTTGCAGCTCAAGCTAGCACCTTAAGTCATATCAGAAGAAATTATATGATAGCTAATGTCATAGATGAAGAGATAAAGAATTTCAATCAAGATTATAAAAGTTTCATAAAAACTTATTATGTAGATGATAATTATGATTTAGCAAATAACAATGGCTCTTTAAAGGGTGATGGCTATGGTTTAATCCTTGGTTTAAATAAAAGAATAACAGAAGATAAAATCCTAGGTTTTTATATGGGTTATGAAGATTTGTCTTTGGATAATACAATGAATCGCTTAAATATAAAAGATAAAGCCTTTTATGGTGGAGTGAATTATTATTTATCTTTAATGCAAGGAGAAGATGGAGATTTGTTTGCTAAAACACAAGCAAGACTTTCTTATACAGATTCAAAAATGCAAAGAACTTTAATCAGCTCGCAAGATAATAGCAATTATGACACTTTAAGCTATGGTGTGGCTTTTAGTTTAGGTTATGAGAAAAAAATTAATAATTTTATCCTTACTCCAAAAATGAGTTTAGCTTATGATAGATTAAATATTGATTCTTTCACCCTAGGTAATGAAAGGTATTCTAAAAACAATATCAATCTTTATACACTATCTCCTGCTCTTGAAGCCAGATATGACTTTAATGATAAAATGTATATTGCTGCAAATTTAGGAGTCAATATTAATTTAGATGATACTTATAATTCTGATTTTATGATTGAAAACATAAGATATAGCGATAGCTATGTTTTAGATGATTTTTATTATTTTAACAAGATTGATTTGGGTCTTAGACTTAGCAATAATACCGATATAGCTTTAGGCTATAATGGCATTTATTCAAATAGACTCACCTCTCATTCTGCTATGTTTAATATGAGATGGTGGTTTTAA
- a CDS encoding cation diffusion facilitator family transporter codes for MSLQKNATIIASVCAIILACVKFIVGLTSGSVAVLSSAIDSLMDFAISAFNFLALKKSSQKANENYNFGFSKIEALMGLLEGVFIVGVGIFIFYESILKIYYKEQISDLNSSIYVMVFALGVTFFLVLFLNYVAKKTKSLIVESDALHYKTDFLTNACTLVALVLIYFTNLHIIDAIFGIIVSLYTAFSAFKIIKKALAFLMDEALPKEQVDEICALISKNSEVISYHELKTRKTPSCNYLSVHLVFCPIISLLNAHKISDEIEENIRAIFKDEKWDIQIHLDPYDDEEEERQRQ; via the coding sequence ATGAGCTTGCAAAAAAATGCAACTATTATCGCAAGTGTTTGTGCGATTATTTTAGCTTGTGTGAAATTTATTGTGGGTTTAACAAGTGGTTCTGTAGCGGTGCTTTCTAGTGCAATTGATTCTTTAATGGACTTTGCTATTTCTGCTTTTAATTTCTTGGCTCTTAAAAAAAGTTCTCAAAAGGCAAATGAAAATTATAATTTTGGTTTTTCTAAAATAGAGGCCTTAATGGGCTTATTAGAGGGTGTTTTTATTGTTGGTGTGGGCATTTTTATCTTTTATGAAAGTATTTTAAAAATTTATTACAAAGAGCAAATTTCTGATTTAAATTCGAGTATTTATGTGATGGTTTTTGCTTTGGGGGTAACTTTTTTTCTTGTATTGTTTTTAAATTATGTAGCCAAAAAAACCAAAAGTTTAATTGTAGAAAGTGATGCTTTGCACTATAAGACAGATTTTTTAACTAATGCTTGCACCTTGGTGGCTTTGGTTTTAATTTATTTTACAAATTTACATATTATTGATGCAATTTTTGGAATTATTGTAAGCCTTTACACTGCATTTTCTGCTTTTAAAATTATTAAAAAAGCTTTAGCTTTTTTAATGGATGAAGCATTACCAAAAGAGCAAGTTGATGAAATTTGCGCTTTAATTTCTAAAAATTCAGAAGTTATTTCTTATCATGAATTAAAAACACGCAAAACTCCAAGTTGTAATTATTTAAGTGTTCATTTGGTGTTTTGTCCTATAATCTCGCTTTTGAATGCACATAAAATTTCAGATGAAATAGAAGAGAATATCCGTGCAATATTTAAAGATGAAAAATGGGACATACAAATCCATTTAGATCCTTATGATGATGAAGAAGAAGAAAGGCAAAGACAATGA